From Aristaeella lactis, the proteins below share one genomic window:
- a CDS encoding InlB B-repeat-containing protein yields the protein MNTRGTGNQVSLRAVFSFLVILVMMMLSAGGAAAEQTETHTHEGWTAVEALPTESGSYYLTKDIEITSAWKISSGMNITLCLNDHSITMTAAGLGIIIDGGTLNLYDCGTTAHSYTTDTWPAVIGSGSGTFTGGYITHAAGKNGPAIRINKGEFSMYGGTLIGNNNVSDQYYSGAVDMDAGTFNLYNGTIAGNQGSRRLGGGAVYKTGGTMNIYGGEIRHNYAESGGGVLSYGGTTIMRGGSIHHNTGYAAGGFFIAEGTVSMSGGSIADNSATNIGGMVVNGTFNMSGGSITGNTDSSDYGCICIGGTMNLSGGSIKGNTSKYGAVKDEGTLCISGNPVVAGNKAPNGNEMNVYLPGGKTVLVTGAMTDGASVGITTETAPTAGNPVKFGVKYKANNTESPDKWFSSDKGFDVLVMNDTADQDAYLAAKVTLTYDGNGADSGDVPAAQTVTHGTAVTVAGAGTLKKAGSIFDHWTTVPEEGRNTFAPGDEISLEGNKTLYASWLTGYTVTWQNGDGSVLDEKEVKEGDPQPTTDKIPAKKPDEQYTYTFTGWAEPVIDENGNRVYKPEFSTQPREYTVTFADDDGSPLKEITVEYGKTPVVQPPEKKERETSTYTFAGWSDGTNTYPPDAELPAVKKDVTYKAVYTVTAKPTAAPVPGLAAAPTASPTVIPTAIPKVTAAPTTAPEPTVTPKPVPKTGDREDVLLWAEILALCLAMLVVLWAVRSGQRRKQ from the coding sequence ATGAACACGCGCGGAACAGGGAACCAGGTCAGCCTGCGGGCAGTTTTTTCTTTTTTGGTTATTTTGGTGATGATGATGCTTTCGGCCGGAGGCGCGGCCGCGGAACAGACGGAAACGCATACCCATGAAGGGTGGACCGCGGTTGAAGCATTGCCGACGGAATCGGGCAGTTACTACCTGACAAAGGATATTGAAATCACTTCTGCCTGGAAGATCAGCAGCGGAATGAATATCACACTGTGCCTGAACGACCATTCCATCACCATGACAGCTGCGGGATTGGGAATTATAATCGATGGCGGCACCCTGAACCTGTACGACTGCGGGACGACAGCGCACAGCTATACAACCGATACCTGGCCTGCGGTGATCGGCAGCGGATCCGGCACCTTTACCGGGGGCTATATTACCCATGCCGCCGGTAAAAACGGCCCCGCAATCCGAATAAATAAGGGCGAATTTAGTATGTACGGCGGTACGCTGATCGGAAACAACAATGTGAGCGATCAGTATTATTCCGGTGCGGTAGATATGGATGCCGGCACCTTTAATCTGTACAACGGAACTATTGCCGGCAATCAGGGAAGCAGAAGATTAGGCGGCGGAGCGGTATACAAAACCGGTGGCACAATGAACATATATGGCGGAGAGATCAGGCATAATTACGCCGAGTCCGGCGGAGGTGTACTGTCCTATGGCGGCACTACGATAATGAGAGGCGGCAGTATTCATCATAATACAGGCTATGCTGCCGGAGGCTTTTTTATAGCTGAAGGAACGGTTTCCATGTCAGGGGGCAGTATTGCTGATAATTCTGCGACAAATATCGGCGGGATGGTAGTGAACGGAACATTCAATATGTCCGGAGGCAGCATTACGGGAAACACCGATTCCAGCGATTATGGCTGCATATGTATTGGCGGGACAATGAACCTGTCCGGGGGCAGCATTAAAGGAAATACTTCGAAATATGGCGCTGTCAAGGATGAGGGAACGCTCTGTATTTCCGGCAATCCGGTGGTTGCCGGCAACAAAGCCCCAAACGGTAATGAGATGAATGTTTATCTGCCCGGAGGCAAGACGGTTCTTGTTACAGGCGCGATGACCGATGGCGCATCTGTGGGTATAACCACAGAGACTGCACCGACAGCAGGGAATCCGGTTAAGTTCGGCGTGAAATACAAAGCAAACAATACAGAATCTCCGGATAAATGGTTTTCCAGCGACAAAGGCTTTGACGTGCTTGTGATGAACGATACAGCTGATCAGGATGCATATCTCGCTGCAAAAGTTACCCTGACCTATGACGGTAACGGCGCAGACTCAGGGGACGTACCGGCTGCACAGACGGTTACCCACGGAACGGCGGTAACAGTAGCGGGCGCGGGAACGCTGAAAAAGGCGGGCAGCATCTTCGATCACTGGACGACGGTACCGGAGGAGGGAAGGAATACCTTTGCTCCGGGCGATGAGATTTCCCTTGAAGGGAATAAAACACTGTATGCTTCCTGGCTTACGGGATATACCGTGACATGGCAGAACGGAGACGGATCCGTGCTGGATGAAAAGGAAGTCAAAGAAGGGGATCCGCAGCCGACTACGGACAAAATCCCCGCAAAGAAGCCGGATGAGCAGTATACCTATACTTTCACCGGATGGGCGGAACCGGTGATTGACGAAAACGGGAACCGGGTGTATAAACCGGAGTTCTCCACGCAGCCGCGGGAATACACAGTAACCTTTGCGGATGACGACGGCAGCCCCCTGAAAGAGATTACGGTGGAATACGGAAAGACGCCGGTTGTCCAGCCGCCGGAAAAGAAGGAGAGGGAAACAAGCACTTATACCTTCGCCGGATGGAGCGACGGAACGAATACCTATCCGCCGGACGCTGAGCTGCCTGCGGTAAAGAAGGACGTGACCTATAAGGCGGTGTACACGGTGACAGCCAAGCCGACTGCCGCACCGGTGCCGGGTCTGGCGGCGGCTCCTACAGCCAGCCCGACCGTCATCCCGACGGCAATACCGAAGGTTACAGCCGCACCTACAACAGCTCCGGAACCGACAGTGACACCGAAGCCGGTGCCGAAAACAGGAGACCGGGAAGACGTGCTTCTGTGGGCGGAGATCCTGGCCCTGTGCCTCGCCATGCTGGTGGTGCTGTGGGCGGTAAGATCCGGCCAGAGAAGAAAACAATAA
- a CDS encoding carboxypeptidase M32, with protein sequence MILSEAIEKLNELEKAAYALGHAQSILFVDGDTVAPKNSWKGRGKALSYVGELMYRQLVNPETGEVLETILQHKDETDEVTFRRAEVMKESYDDLHILPMEEFVAYQELTNESSAVWHDAKEKSDWNMFAPYLEKLIAARRRFASLKDPAKPAYDILLDQYEKGAVMADLDPFFRTLREELSPVIREVAAREKPVPAFMKGPWPIAQQRIFSDKLMVLEGLDPLNCAIGETEHPFTGGPNKWDIRITTHYHEEDPFSSMYSVIHEGGHALYEMDVRDDLQFTGLAGGVTMGVHESQSRFYENIIGRSRAFCAPLLKILKEVFPEQMKGVTEEELYSAINLSKPSLIRTEADELTYSLHVMIRYELEKAMIAGNLKVADIPGEWNRLYKDVLGVDVPDNRRGCLQDSHWSTGYIGYFPSYALGSAYGVQMLRQMEKTVDVWGTVAKGDLSPVTTWLTENIHQYGALKKPQDLLPAAMGGPLDAAVYTDYLKKKFSELYGL encoded by the coding sequence ATGATATTGAGTGAAGCCATTGAAAAACTGAACGAGCTGGAAAAAGCAGCCTACGCGCTGGGCCATGCCCAGAGTATCCTGTTTGTGGACGGCGACACCGTCGCGCCGAAAAACTCCTGGAAAGGCCGCGGCAAGGCCCTTTCCTATGTGGGTGAACTGATGTACAGGCAGCTGGTTAATCCGGAAACCGGCGAGGTTCTGGAAACCATCCTGCAGCATAAAGATGAAACCGATGAGGTAACCTTCCGCCGGGCGGAAGTGATGAAGGAAAGCTATGACGATCTGCACATCCTGCCCATGGAGGAGTTCGTCGCATACCAGGAGCTGACCAATGAATCCTCCGCCGTCTGGCATGACGCGAAAGAGAAAAGCGACTGGAATATGTTCGCGCCTTATCTGGAAAAGCTCATTGCCGCCCGCCGGCGGTTTGCCTCGCTGAAGGATCCGGCAAAGCCTGCCTATGATATCCTGCTGGATCAGTACGAAAAAGGCGCTGTGATGGCCGACCTCGATCCCTTCTTCCGTACCCTGCGGGAGGAGCTGTCTCCGGTCATCAGGGAAGTGGCAGCCCGGGAAAAGCCGGTGCCCGCCTTCATGAAGGGTCCCTGGCCCATTGCGCAGCAAAGGATCTTTTCTGATAAGCTCATGGTTCTGGAAGGACTTGATCCACTGAACTGTGCCATCGGGGAGACAGAACATCCTTTCACCGGCGGCCCCAACAAATGGGACATCCGGATCACTACCCACTATCACGAGGAGGATCCCTTCTCCAGCATGTACAGCGTGATCCACGAAGGCGGGCACGCCCTGTATGAAATGGATGTACGGGATGATCTGCAGTTCACCGGCCTTGCCGGCGGCGTCACCATGGGTGTCCATGAAAGCCAGTCCCGGTTCTATGAGAACATCATCGGCCGCAGCCGTGCCTTCTGCGCTCCCCTGCTGAAGATCCTGAAGGAAGTCTTCCCGGAACAGATGAAGGGCGTTACCGAAGAGGAACTGTATTCCGCCATCAACCTGTCCAAACCTTCCCTTATCCGGACGGAAGCTGACGAACTGACCTATTCCCTGCACGTCATGATCCGCTACGAGCTGGAGAAAGCCATGATCGCCGGAAACCTGAAGGTTGCCGATATCCCCGGCGAGTGGAACAGGCTGTATAAAGATGTGCTGGGGGTGGATGTGCCCGACAACCGCCGCGGCTGCCTGCAGGACAGTCACTGGTCCACCGGATATATCGGTTATTTCCCTTCCTATGCCCTGGGCAGCGCCTACGGCGTCCAGATGCTCCGCCAGATGGAAAAGACCGTGGACGTTTGGGGGACTGTCGCCAAGGGCGACCTCTCCCCTGTCACCACCTGGCTGACGGAGAACATCCACCAGTACGGCGCCCTGAAAAAGCCGCAGGATCTCCTGCCCGCCGCCATGGGCGGACCGCTGGACGCTGCTGTGTATACGGATTACCTGAAAAAGAAGTTCAGCGAACTGTATGGATTATGA
- a CDS encoding DUF4867 family protein, which produces MKILPVSDPSFQNYGQVITGYDLKELLDTLDKVTPCPDGVEYVPEQPELQALAIEKDLRNNAYGGMPIQIGWCNGHNTKMNCLEYHRDSELNVGTEDFILLLAKREDLVDGILDTDKVVAYLCPAGTMVEVYATTLHYAPCSAKKGQGFKVIVVLPKGTNLAKPEFTVKNAEDELMTAANKWLLAHADSAEAAAGAKVCIKGVNPDIADLI; this is translated from the coding sequence ATGAAGATCTTACCCGTAAGCGACCCGTCATTCCAGAACTACGGCCAGGTGATCACCGGCTACGACCTGAAGGAACTGCTGGACACCCTGGACAAGGTTACGCCCTGCCCCGATGGTGTGGAATATGTTCCGGAACAGCCTGAACTGCAGGCGCTGGCCATTGAAAAGGATCTGCGGAACAATGCCTATGGCGGAATGCCCATCCAGATCGGCTGGTGCAACGGCCACAACACCAAGATGAACTGCCTGGAGTATCACCGTGACAGCGAACTGAACGTCGGCACAGAGGATTTCATCCTGCTGCTGGCCAAGCGCGAAGACCTGGTGGACGGCATCCTGGACACTGACAAGGTGGTTGCTTACCTGTGCCCTGCCGGCACCATGGTTGAAGTATATGCCACGACCCTGCACTACGCTCCCTGCAGCGCCAAGAAGGGCCAGGGCTTCAAGGTCATCGTTGTCCTGCCGAAGGGAACCAACCTGGCCAAGCCCGAGTTTACCGTGAAGAACGCTGAAGATGAACTGATGACCGCCGCCAACAAGTGGCTGCTGGCTCACGCGGATTCCGCCGAAGCTGCCGCGGGCGCGAAGGTCTGCATCAAGGGCGTCAACCCCGACATCGCAGATCTGATCTGA
- the tgt gene encoding tRNA guanosine(34) transglycosylase Tgt gives MSKPFSYEVKHVCKQSGARLGVLHTPHGDIPTPIYMPVGTSACVKAMTPREMEEIGTKILLSNTYHLHLRPGEALVKEAGGLHKFMGWNGPILTDSGGFQVFSLAGIRKIKEEGVTFQSHLDGSRQFIGPEESMDIQQALGSDIAMAFDVCSPYPCDWETAKKNMEITHRWAERCKKHHTREDQALFGIVQGAFYKDLRIESAKTLADMDFIGYGIGGLSVGEPKPIMYDMLDEIRPYMPENKPRYLMGVGTPDCFIEAVIRGVDMFDCVLATRIARNGSVMTSKGRVVVKNGKYAHDFSPLDDQCDCYACKNFTRAYIRHLFNAKEITGGRLASIHNLRFLIHMMEEIREAIANDSLLDYRKEFYERYDLTKNF, from the coding sequence TTGAGTAAACCATTCAGTTATGAAGTAAAGCACGTGTGCAAGCAGTCCGGCGCAAGGCTGGGCGTGCTGCATACGCCTCACGGGGATATCCCCACGCCGATCTATATGCCGGTGGGTACCAGCGCCTGCGTGAAGGCGATGACGCCCCGGGAAATGGAAGAGATCGGCACGAAGATCCTGCTGTCCAACACCTACCACTTGCACCTGCGGCCTGGTGAGGCCCTGGTGAAGGAAGCCGGCGGCCTGCATAAGTTTATGGGCTGGAACGGCCCGATCCTGACGGACAGCGGCGGATTCCAGGTGTTTTCCCTGGCGGGGATCCGGAAGATCAAAGAGGAAGGTGTTACCTTCCAGAGCCACCTGGACGGCTCCCGGCAGTTCATCGGCCCGGAGGAGTCCATGGATATCCAGCAGGCGCTGGGCTCCGATATCGCCATGGCCTTTGACGTCTGTTCTCCCTATCCCTGCGACTGGGAAACAGCAAAGAAGAACATGGAGATCACCCACCGCTGGGCGGAGAGGTGCAAGAAGCACCACACCCGGGAAGACCAGGCGCTGTTCGGCATCGTGCAGGGTGCCTTCTACAAGGACCTGCGGATCGAGAGCGCCAAGACACTGGCTGATATGGATTTCATCGGTTACGGCATCGGCGGCCTGAGCGTCGGAGAACCGAAGCCGATCATGTACGATATGCTGGACGAGATCAGGCCGTATATGCCGGAGAACAAACCCCGGTACCTGATGGGCGTCGGCACCCCCGACTGCTTCATTGAGGCAGTGATCCGGGGCGTGGATATGTTCGACTGCGTGCTGGCCACGCGGATCGCCCGCAACGGCAGCGTGATGACCAGCAAGGGCCGGGTGGTTGTCAAGAACGGCAAATATGCCCATGACTTCAGCCCCCTGGATGACCAGTGTGACTGCTACGCCTGCAAAAACTTCACGAGGGCATATATCCGCCACCTCTTCAACGCGAAGGAGATCACCGGCGGACGGCTGGCATCGATTCACAATCTGCGGTTCCTCATCCACATGATGGAGGAAATCCGGGAAGCGATAGCGAATGATTCTTTGCTTGATTATCGTAAAGAATTTTATGAACGGTATGACCTGACGAAAAACTTCTGA
- a CDS encoding RluA family pseudouridine synthase, whose protein sequence is MIDLVDSILYEDNQVLVAVKPPNMLSQADRTGDPDILSVLKEYIKEKYHKPGNVYLGLVHRLDRPVGGLMVFARTSKAAGRLAVQLQEHDIGRQYLCIVTGEVPDEFTLTDYLIHDEIKNREVVCEADEKGGKLAILHGRCIDRRNGTALCAIRLETGRKHQIRAQLSNIGAPLWGDNRYGTGIPGQQIALWGYKLTFRHPTLNELMVFHSLPEGNIWDTYADLLTVPEDTDTPRERPALVLREEVVQKLEEFDKFKPIKTDELL, encoded by the coding sequence GTGATTGACCTGGTAGACTCTATCCTGTATGAGGATAATCAGGTGCTGGTAGCCGTGAAGCCGCCGAACATGCTTTCCCAGGCGGACAGGACCGGGGATCCGGATATCCTGAGCGTGCTCAAGGAGTACATCAAAGAGAAATATCACAAACCCGGCAATGTTTACCTGGGCCTGGTACACCGCCTGGACCGCCCGGTCGGCGGGCTGATGGTTTTTGCCCGGACCAGCAAAGCGGCAGGACGGCTTGCTGTTCAGCTCCAGGAACATGATATCGGCCGGCAGTACCTGTGCATTGTCACCGGTGAAGTGCCGGATGAATTTACCCTGACCGACTACCTGATCCACGATGAGATCAAGAACAGGGAAGTCGTATGTGAGGCGGACGAGAAGGGCGGAAAGCTTGCCATTCTCCACGGACGCTGCATTGACCGCCGGAACGGGACAGCCCTGTGCGCGATCCGCCTGGAGACCGGCCGGAAACACCAGATCCGGGCCCAGCTGAGCAATATCGGCGCGCCGCTGTGGGGCGACAACCGCTACGGTACCGGGATCCCCGGACAGCAGATCGCCCTGTGGGGCTACAAGCTGACCTTCCGCCATCCCACCCTAAACGAGCTGATGGTCTTCCACTCCCTGCCGGAAGGCAATATCTGGGATACCTACGCGGACCTGCTGACTGTGCCGGAAGACACGGACACACCGCGGGAACGCCCGGCGCTGGTGCTGCGCGAAGAGGTTGTGCAGAAGCTGGAAGAGTTTGACAAGTTTAAGCCGATCAAAACAGACGAGTTGCTTTGA
- a CDS encoding class I SAM-dependent methyltransferase, which yields MFLADSWVDYEVLDTGDGEKLERWGEIILRRPDPQTIWPKAQEKLWKSAQAHYHRSERGGGEWEFLKKLPERWTVKHGDLSFYVRPTGFKHTGLFPEQAANWIWMSDLIKKDGRKDIKVLNLFGYTGGATLACAAAGAHVTHVDAAKGMVLWAKENRELSKLPEDRFRWIVEDALRFVQRELRRGNSYDGILMDPPSYGRGPSGEVWKLENELYGLIDTCAQALSREPLFFLINSYTTGFQASVLSNMLEKCVVRRFGGKVDSEELCLPVTAGGVLPCGASGRWQRD from the coding sequence ATGTTCTTAGCTGACAGCTGGGTTGATTACGAAGTTTTAGATACCGGTGACGGCGAAAAGCTGGAACGCTGGGGAGAGATTATCCTGCGGCGCCCGGACCCGCAGACGATCTGGCCCAAGGCCCAGGAAAAACTGTGGAAGAGTGCCCAGGCACATTATCACCGCAGCGAGCGGGGCGGCGGAGAATGGGAGTTTCTGAAGAAGCTGCCGGAACGGTGGACCGTGAAACACGGGGATCTTTCCTTCTATGTGCGTCCCACGGGCTTCAAACATACCGGCCTTTTCCCGGAACAGGCGGCCAACTGGATCTGGATGAGCGACCTGATCAAAAAGGACGGCCGCAAGGATATCAAGGTGCTGAACCTGTTCGGCTATACCGGCGGGGCTACACTGGCCTGTGCCGCTGCAGGCGCCCATGTGACCCATGTGGACGCGGCAAAAGGCATGGTGCTGTGGGCCAAGGAAAACAGGGAACTGAGCAAACTGCCGGAAGACCGTTTCCGCTGGATCGTGGAGGATGCGCTGCGCTTTGTGCAGCGGGAACTGCGCCGCGGCAACAGCTATGACGGTATCCTGATGGATCCGCCCAGCTACGGCCGGGGACCTTCCGGTGAAGTATGGAAACTGGAAAATGAACTGTACGGACTGATCGACACCTGCGCGCAGGCCCTGAGCCGGGAACCGCTGTTCTTCCTGATCAACAGCTATACCACGGGCTTCCAGGCCAGCGTGCTGAGCAACATGCTGGAGAAGTGCGTGGTGCGCCGCTTCGGCGGGAAGGTGGACAGCGAGGAGCTGTGCCTGCCTGTAACCGCGGGAGGCGTGCTGCCCTGCGGCGCCAGCGGGAGGTGGCAGCGTGATTGA
- a CDS encoding family 4 glycosyl hydrolase: protein MKIALIGQDVPTLLPALLTDLLFAGNEANAEVTVEESNPAMQELLQGYGEKIFEKAGKGGTILVSADRAEVLTNADCVIYAGDCQAASRFFQDRSALGSDEEDNPGLTDQARVNGGIEGLLHALRAGEVILKLCDDMDQYCPKALVINLGQPMARTTAVFEARGYRTCGLGRTPMRGANGIDTYAKRLQIKPDNVQAVTAGLPGFAFLIEMKDGKTDLLTKLKKAADNGELGSLARRWLGWWDAIPAGDVTDHAEFLPAQEGFIPDEHPEFGETVEKRKERILYMNTVRDQGAESREGAMAQLLLLSKVPPVRPMKLALALLRGETAEIPAVTRKNDGVLPQLVKDAIVEAPLVLKDGKAETPAIRVPEALADILSEVDNANRLAAKAAFGDREALREYVETDPAMDGLDRLYCLDVVEALIKMHEDVLTRF from the coding sequence ATGAAAATTGCCTTGATCGGGCAGGACGTACCAACGCTCCTGCCCGCCCTTTTAACTGACCTGCTTTTCGCCGGAAACGAAGCCAATGCTGAGGTGACGGTGGAGGAAAGCAATCCTGCCATGCAGGAGCTGCTGCAGGGATACGGGGAAAAGATCTTTGAAAAAGCCGGGAAAGGCGGGACCATTCTGGTTTCTGCCGACCGGGCTGAAGTCCTGACGAACGCCGACTGTGTGATCTATGCCGGTGACTGCCAGGCGGCCAGCCGCTTTTTCCAGGATCGAAGCGCCCTGGGCTCCGATGAGGAGGATAATCCCGGCCTGACAGACCAGGCCCGGGTGAACGGCGGTATCGAAGGCCTGCTTCACGCGCTGCGGGCCGGGGAAGTGATCCTGAAGCTCTGCGACGATATGGATCAGTACTGCCCCAAGGCTCTGGTGATCAACCTGGGCCAGCCGATGGCGCGGACCACCGCTGTGTTTGAAGCCCGGGGATACCGTACCTGCGGCCTCGGCCGGACACCCATGCGGGGCGCCAACGGCATCGATACCTATGCCAAACGGCTGCAGATCAAACCGGACAATGTGCAGGCGGTGACTGCCGGCCTGCCGGGGTTCGCGTTCCTGATCGAAATGAAAGACGGGAAAACGGATCTGCTGACAAAACTGAAAAAAGCCGCTGACAACGGCGAACTGGGCAGCCTGGCACGGCGCTGGCTGGGCTGGTGGGACGCGATCCCGGCAGGGGATGTGACGGACCACGCGGAGTTCCTGCCCGCCCAGGAAGGCTTTATCCCGGATGAGCATCCCGAGTTCGGGGAAACCGTGGAAAAACGCAAAGAACGCATCCTGTATATGAATACTGTGAGGGATCAGGGTGCGGAGAGCAGGGAAGGCGCCATGGCCCAACTGCTGCTGCTTTCCAAGGTGCCGCCAGTGAGGCCGATGAAGCTGGCCCTGGCGCTGCTGCGCGGGGAAACGGCGGAAATTCCGGCAGTAACCCGAAAGAATGACGGCGTTCTGCCGCAGCTGGTGAAAGACGCGATCGTTGAGGCACCGCTTGTCCTGAAGGACGGCAAGGCGGAAACCCCGGCTATCCGGGTTCCGGAAGCCCTGGCGGACATCCTGAGTGAAGTGGACAACGCCAACCGGCTGGCGGCGAAGGCTGCCTTCGGCGACCGGGAAGCCCTGCGGGAGTATGTGGAAACGGATCCCGCCATGGACGGACTGGACCGGCTGTACTGCCTGGACGTGGTGGAAGCGCTGATCAAAATGCATGAAGACGTATTAACAAGGTTTTGA